A genomic region of Nitrosomonas ureae contains the following coding sequences:
- a CDS encoding surface-adhesin E family protein: MMKKYLPVLLLLFVVIPVHAKWIKLDMVTKQGEIHYFDPETMQKNDQFRKVWVLSSYDEKQKGGHYAVKTLYEFDCTYHKARSITMLLYPDKNATGMVIGAHHEESREWFGFSANSMFRHIAETVCID, from the coding sequence ATGATGAAGAAATATTTACCCGTACTACTCCTGTTATTCGTTGTCATCCCCGTACACGCCAAGTGGATTAAGCTGGATATGGTCACCAAGCAAGGTGAAATCCATTATTTTGATCCTGAGACGATGCAGAAGAACGATCAGTTCAGGAAAGTTTGGGTGCTTTCCAGCTATGATGAGAAGCAAAAAGGCGGGCATTATGCAGTTAAAACCTTGTATGAATTTGATTGTACCTATCATAAGGCCCGCTCGATCACGATGCTGCTATATCCTGACAAAAACGCCACAGGCATGGTGATCGGCGCGCACCATGAAGAATCCAGAGAGTGGTTTGGTTTCTCGGCTAATTCGATGTTTCGACATATAGCGGAAACGGTTTGTATTGATTGA
- a CDS encoding MotA/TolQ/ExbB proton channel family protein, which produces MNTTSNDSFMNSLNLELNMMEELNQAWIMLKLGGIIIIPLVLLGVIAVAIMLEKAFIYWRYARLSNDLLNLVETYGFKWNDLEKILSGLDSRHYYKRFFEVVISNRHQPTWWTESRAADEAQIIEESLARRLWALETIVTAAPLLGLVGTVIGMMRAFQVIGSEGLVNPTAVTGGVAEALIATVVGLAIALVALFGFNYFSRLQSLTMDEMERLGTRLIDNIRRDQQDYHNETA; this is translated from the coding sequence ATGAACACGACGAGCAACGATAGTTTTATGAATAGCCTTAATCTGGAGTTAAATATGATGGAAGAATTGAATCAAGCCTGGATCATGTTAAAGCTTGGTGGAATTATTATCATACCGCTGGTCTTATTGGGGGTTATTGCGGTGGCAATCATGCTTGAGAAGGCATTTATCTATTGGCGCTATGCGCGTCTTTCCAACGATTTACTCAATCTGGTGGAAACTTATGGTTTCAAATGGAACGATCTGGAAAAAATACTTTCCGGACTGGATAGTCGTCATTATTACAAGCGTTTCTTTGAAGTGGTGATTTCCAACCGGCATCAGCCGACCTGGTGGACGGAATCCCGCGCCGCCGATGAGGCGCAAATTATTGAGGAATCGCTTGCACGTCGATTATGGGCGTTGGAAACCATTGTTACCGCGGCACCATTGCTTGGACTGGTAGGGACGGTGATCGGTATGATGCGCGCCTTTCAGGTAATCGGCAGCGAAGGTCTGGTCAACCCTACGGCGGTCACCGGCGGGGTTGCCGAAGCGCTCATTGCTACCGTAGTTGGTCTGGCAATTGCTCTGGTAGCTTTGTTTGGATTCAATTATTTTTCCCGCCTGCAATCGCTAACGATGGATGAAATGGAACGCCTGGGTACGCGACTGATCGACAATATCCGTCGGGATCAACAGGATTATCACAATGAAACTGCGTAA
- a CDS encoding diacylglycerol kinase family protein — protein sequence MTLQSRIDRITAGTAKIGCLLNPMSGQVRKRKPAIRQTLEAIPGILICEANDDPGFKTVINQFIRKNIDLLLIVAGDGTTHAILGHLFTSLHPEQWPLIMIVPGGTTNMTPLGLGIRGKAEEIIQRLHDLLLNSSAPRLVQRPVLRIEQAGADSIYGMFFAAGLIARGVKFSRSSVKQIGVTGSIFTSLIMLRSLIGLMTGMILGRHQKEWTPVQMAMTEASGRNHQGTYLFVLVSALDNLLLNIRPYWGTEPEPLHVTWVDQQYKRLWRSLWPLLSGGGRTLQEKDGYYSHNTAALTVHMNDEYIVDGELYQSNNIQNALRITATNPVTFLVLKDTAITMTSSVTLPAQQLPIRLISEVAWENNKETSPDLIPLIDALIMRFGESLDAVMLYGSCLHSSVSLDEGIVDLYVIVNSYYNAYPQKYLANLNAWLPPNVFYLEVPHQERTLRAKYAVISTKDFERGAQFWFHPYIWARFAQPSRLLYFRDDIVRERLYVAQAHSVVNFLKSGVPTIDAGIWDVEEIWTRCLTLTYAAELRAERETRAHHLAQTNLSAFTRLTDVASPLLKEILEKQANGKYRCLTTPEMQRQAHWHWRLRRWQGRILSILRLSKATLTFNNSVAYAAWKIERHTGVHVEVTPVLRRHPILWGLKVAWRLLRHGVIR from the coding sequence ATGACTTTACAATCGCGAATAGATCGCATAACAGCCGGAACCGCCAAGATCGGCTGCCTGCTTAACCCCATGAGCGGTCAGGTGCGCAAAAGAAAGCCAGCCATTCGCCAGACATTGGAGGCCATACCGGGCATTCTCATCTGCGAAGCCAATGATGACCCCGGTTTTAAAACCGTTATTAATCAGTTCATCCGGAAGAATATCGACTTGCTGCTCATCGTTGCAGGAGACGGTACCACGCATGCAATTCTGGGTCATCTGTTCACATCACTGCACCCTGAGCAATGGCCACTCATCATGATTGTCCCGGGTGGAACCACCAATATGACACCATTGGGTTTAGGAATTCGCGGCAAAGCGGAAGAAATTATCCAGCGGTTGCATGACCTTCTGCTTAATTCATCCGCACCCAGATTGGTGCAACGTCCGGTTCTGCGCATCGAGCAAGCGGGAGCAGACTCGATTTACGGCATGTTTTTTGCCGCAGGACTGATCGCGCGCGGCGTCAAATTTTCGCGCAGCTCGGTGAAGCAAATCGGGGTCACCGGGAGTATTTTCACCTCGTTAATTATGCTGCGGTCTCTTATTGGCTTAATGACCGGCATGATACTTGGCCGCCATCAAAAGGAGTGGACGCCCGTTCAAATGGCGATGACAGAAGCTAGTGGCCGGAATCATCAGGGCACTTATTTATTTGTGTTGGTCAGCGCTCTGGATAATCTCCTACTCAATATCCGCCCTTATTGGGGCACAGAACCCGAACCGCTCCATGTAACATGGGTTGATCAACAATACAAACGCTTGTGGCGTTCATTATGGCCGCTACTTTCAGGTGGCGGTAGGACGCTACAGGAAAAAGATGGCTATTATAGCCATAACACCGCCGCCTTGACTGTGCACATGAATGATGAATACATTGTAGACGGTGAATTGTATCAATCTAATAATATACAAAATGCCCTGCGAATTACTGCAACCAACCCCGTAACGTTTTTAGTACTCAAGGACACCGCTATCACCATGACCTCTTCCGTAACACTACCCGCCCAACAACTACCCATTCGATTGATTAGCGAAGTTGCTTGGGAAAACAACAAGGAAACATCGCCCGATCTCATACCACTGATAGACGCTCTGATTATGCGCTTTGGCGAATCACTGGATGCCGTAATGCTTTACGGTTCCTGTCTGCACTCTTCCGTCAGCCTGGACGAAGGCATAGTCGACCTGTATGTCATTGTTAATAGCTACTACAATGCTTATCCACAAAAATATTTAGCCAATTTGAACGCCTGGCTGCCACCCAATGTTTTTTATCTCGAAGTACCGCACCAGGAACGTACATTACGCGCCAAATACGCGGTTATTTCGACCAAGGATTTTGAACGTGGCGCGCAATTCTGGTTTCATCCTTATATCTGGGCACGTTTTGCACAACCATCACGACTGCTCTATTTTCGCGATGATATCGTACGGGAACGCCTGTATGTCGCACAAGCTCACTCTGTGGTTAATTTCCTGAAATCCGGTGTCCCTACAATCGATGCCGGCATATGGGATGTAGAAGAAATCTGGACTCGCTGCCTGACACTGACCTATGCGGCTGAATTACGCGCTGAGCGTGAAACACGTGCGCATCATCTGGCCCAAACCAACCTCAGCGCATTTACCCGCCTGACAGATGTTGCAAGCCCCTTGCTGAAAGAAATACTGGAAAAACAAGCTAATGGAAAATATCGCTGCCTGACCACACCCGAGATGCAACGGCAAGCACACTGGCATTGGCGTTTGCGCCGCTGGCAGGGAAGAATCCTGTCTATCCTGCGCTTATCCAAAGCTACACTGACATTTAATAATAGCGTAGCTTACGCCGCATGGAAAATCGAGCGACATACCGGCGTGCATGTGGAAGTTACACCGGTATTACGCCGTCATCCCATTCTATGGGGCTTGAAAGTAGCTTGGCGGTTATTACGCCACGGCGTGATACGTTAA
- a CDS encoding ExbD/TolR family protein — translation MKLRKSRIIPKGKIEIIPMIDVMFFLLATFMLASLSMQNLDSLQVDLPEGQAEKLSAEKPVTLTLTKDSKIYINQTIVTLDTLATTLKPLLADSKQKLIVSADNEAPQGVVVQAMLRARSAGAQHFLIAVKHK, via the coding sequence ATGAAACTGCGTAAATCCCGCATCATTCCAAAAGGAAAAATTGAGATCATTCCGATGATCGATGTAATGTTTTTCTTGCTGGCAACATTCATGCTGGCTTCTTTATCGATGCAAAATCTGGATTCTTTGCAGGTCGATTTGCCCGAAGGGCAAGCCGAAAAGCTCAGCGCGGAAAAGCCGGTCACACTGACATTGACCAAAGACAGCAAAATCTATATCAATCAGACTATAGTCACGCTGGACACGCTGGCAACCACACTCAAACCGCTACTCGCGGATTCCAAGCAAAAATTAATTGTATCCGCGGATAATGAAGCGCCGCAAGGTGTCGTCGTGCAGGCCATGCTGCGCGCCCGATCAGCCGGAGCCCAACATTTTCTGATTGCAGTCAAACATAAATAA
- a CDS encoding glycoside hydrolase family 19 protein, whose translation MMLAIDRLKTHVPDVVLDQIPDCVEKFNINTSLRLAHFLAQCAHESTEFKAREENLNYSAAGLKKVFAKYFPGNLAESYARQPEKIASRVYGGRMGNGDEASKEGYKYRGRGYIQLTGKDNYSAFSNSIGDDILNNPDLVASKYPLLSAAWFWGTRSLNSLADKGSGDEVVTQITKKVNGGLNGLEDRIAHFKNYYALLI comes from the coding sequence ATGATGTTAGCGATAGACCGATTGAAAACCCATGTTCCGGATGTTGTTCTTGATCAGATTCCTGATTGCGTTGAAAAGTTTAATATTAATACGTCCTTGCGCCTGGCACACTTTCTTGCTCAGTGTGCGCATGAAAGTACAGAGTTTAAGGCGCGGGAAGAAAATTTGAATTATTCTGCTGCAGGTCTGAAAAAAGTATTTGCCAAATATTTTCCGGGTAATCTGGCGGAAAGTTATGCGCGCCAACCTGAGAAAATAGCCTCACGGGTATATGGTGGCAGGATGGGCAATGGGGACGAAGCCAGCAAGGAAGGGTATAAGTACCGGGGCCGGGGATATATTCAGTTGACCGGAAAAGACAACTACAGCGCTTTTTCTAACAGTATCGGCGATGACATTTTAAATAATCCTGACTTGGTGGCTTCAAAATATCCTTTACTGTCGGCCGCATGGTTCTGGGGTACCCGATCACTCAATTCACTGGCCGATAAAGGTTCCGGAGATGAAGTAGTGACCCAAATCACTAAGAAAGTGAATGGCGGTCTTAATGGCTTGGAGGATCGTATCGCGCATTTCAAAAATTATTACGCTTTACTGATTTGA
- a CDS encoding YaeQ family protein, protein MALKPTIYKFKIALTDLNRNYYDSLHLTIAQHPSETLERMMTRMLAFCINARESLLLTKGLSTVEEPDLWAHSPDGRIALWIDIGEPAPERIKKATRLADTVKVYSFNSKSNIWWIQEQAKFNALTASIFQFQWHNIQALAKLAQRTMDISITISEESAYVATELGECEVSWVPLYVN, encoded by the coding sequence GTGGCTTTAAAACCAACCATCTATAAATTCAAGATTGCACTGACGGATCTCAATCGCAATTACTACGACTCACTCCATCTGACCATCGCCCAGCACCCCTCAGAAACGCTTGAACGCATGATGACGCGCATGCTCGCATTTTGCATTAATGCTCGGGAATCGCTGTTGCTCACCAAGGGGTTGAGTACTGTAGAGGAACCCGACCTCTGGGCACATAGCCCGGATGGCCGGATTGCATTGTGGATCGATATCGGTGAACCCGCTCCGGAACGAATCAAAAAGGCGACGCGGCTTGCTGATACGGTCAAAGTGTATAGTTTTAACTCCAAATCGAATATCTGGTGGATACAGGAACAAGCGAAATTTAATGCATTGACGGCCTCTATTTTCCAGTTTCAATGGCACAATATCCAGGCACTGGCAAAGTTAGCACAACGAACCATGGATATATCCATCACGATCTCCGAAGAATCTGCTTATGTGGCGACGGAATTAGGGGAGTGTGAAGTAAGTTGGGTACCGCTATACGTTAATTGA
- the mutL gene encoding DNA mismatch repair endonuclease MutL, which produces MATIKPLPELLINQIAAGEVVERPAAALKEILENSVDAGAKKINVQLQQGGVKQIRVADDGVGIAKDELQLALTRHSTSKISTLEDLHQITSLGFRGEALASIAAISRLTLTSHQAAQNHAWQIQVEGKSVSQPMPASLAQGTTLDVNDLYFNIPARRKFLKSEATEFAHCDEMFKRIALSQSGIEFVLQHNGKVRRHLRTGDPAQRIASVLGEEFKQTAAWIDEQSAEMHLHGMVALPAYARSSRDTQYFFVNHRFINDKLISHALREAYRDVLHLERHPAFVLFLDIHPGSVDVNVHPTKIEVRFREPRALHQFIFHAINKALSSAHKESSSGEPASIARPYSIYPKTGPAQGGTVSQPASSYGTLFGTDVRAIPTTPVNIAPTAPAIKPDKSIAIGNNQNDHSLGFALGQLHGIYILAQNARGLIVVDMHAAHERILYEKLKQALDQHEIPMQPLLIPVTFYAEHLEIATIEENQTILDQLGFEIAVLSPTTVAVRAVPATLQHADIAQLARDILREIREYGASQILTAKRNEMLATMACHGAIRANRNLTLEEMNALLREMEMTERADQCNHGRPTWFETSLADLDKLFMRGK; this is translated from the coding sequence ATGGCTACGATTAAACCGCTTCCTGAGCTATTAATCAATCAAATTGCTGCTGGCGAAGTGGTTGAGCGTCCAGCCGCAGCACTTAAGGAAATTCTGGAAAATAGTGTTGATGCGGGTGCCAAGAAAATTAACGTACAACTTCAGCAAGGTGGCGTAAAGCAGATTCGCGTCGCCGATGATGGCGTCGGCATTGCCAAAGATGAACTGCAGCTAGCCTTGACCCGCCACAGCACCAGCAAAATCAGCACACTGGAGGATTTGCACCAGATCACCAGTCTGGGCTTTCGTGGTGAAGCATTAGCCAGCATTGCTGCGATTTCACGCTTGACCTTGACCAGCCATCAAGCAGCGCAAAACCATGCCTGGCAAATCCAGGTAGAAGGCAAATCGGTGTCGCAGCCTATGCCTGCGTCATTAGCACAGGGCACCACGTTGGATGTCAATGACTTGTACTTCAATATTCCTGCCAGACGCAAATTTCTAAAGTCGGAAGCCACCGAATTCGCGCATTGCGACGAAATGTTTAAACGCATTGCCTTATCGCAATCAGGTATTGAATTCGTTCTACAACATAATGGTAAAGTGCGGCGACATTTACGCACAGGCGACCCGGCACAAAGAATTGCCTCGGTGCTAGGGGAGGAATTCAAACAAACCGCCGCATGGATTGACGAACAGTCGGCTGAGATGCATTTGCACGGCATGGTTGCGTTACCAGCTTATGCACGATCATCGCGCGATACGCAGTATTTCTTTGTCAACCATCGTTTCATCAACGACAAATTAATTTCGCATGCGCTGCGCGAAGCCTATCGGGATGTGCTGCATCTGGAGCGGCACCCGGCTTTCGTTTTGTTTCTTGACATTCATCCGGGAAGCGTGGATGTCAATGTACACCCGACCAAAATAGAAGTACGTTTCCGCGAACCACGCGCACTGCATCAATTCATTTTTCATGCGATCAACAAAGCGCTGTCTTCAGCACACAAAGAATCATCATCTGGAGAACCGGCATCAATCGCCCGGCCTTACTCGATTTATCCAAAAACAGGCCCAGCTCAGGGCGGTACAGTATCGCAGCCGGCCAGCTCTTACGGCACCTTGTTTGGCACGGATGTACGCGCTATCCCAACAACCCCGGTTAACATAGCCCCTACCGCACCCGCTATAAAACCTGATAAATCGATCGCGATCGGAAATAATCAGAATGATCATTCTCTCGGCTTTGCGCTCGGACAGCTGCATGGCATTTATATTCTGGCGCAGAATGCACGCGGCTTGATTGTTGTCGACATGCATGCCGCGCATGAACGCATTTTGTACGAAAAACTCAAGCAAGCGCTTGATCAACATGAAATACCGATGCAACCGCTGTTAATTCCGGTCACTTTTTATGCCGAGCATCTGGAAATCGCTACAATCGAAGAAAACCAGACAATCCTGGACCAATTGGGATTTGAGATTGCAGTGCTTTCACCCACGACAGTAGCGGTGCGCGCAGTACCGGCCACACTGCAACATGCCGATATCGCACAACTGGCGCGCGACATCTTGCGCGAAATCCGTGAGTATGGGGCAAGCCAGATTCTAACCGCCAAACGCAATGAAATGCTTGCAACGATGGCTTGCCACGGTGCGATTCGCGCCAACCGCAACCTGACCCTTGAGGAAATGAATGCCTTGTTGCGTGAAATGGAAATGACCGAACGCGCCGATCAATGTAACCACGGCAGACCCACTTGGTTTGAAACCAGTCTGGCTGATCTGGACAAATTATTTATGCGCGGAAAGTGA
- a CDS encoding DUF2959 domain-containing protein codes for MNHLYRLFLLPILVLLTACTTMYLEGLEKVGIPKRDVMVYRVEKARDTQEETKEQFKSALEQFTAATNFQGGNLEATYNKLNDAYEASVSKAEEVNSRIADIESVSEALFSEWKQEITQYSNASMKQSSQKKLESTQAHYRQLIASMKQAETKIEPILRVFQDQVMFLKHNLNARAIASLKNELGTIKSDVSALIASMEQSINEANAFISTMEK; via the coding sequence ATGAATCATTTATATCGTTTATTCTTACTTCCAATCCTCGTATTACTCACTGCTTGCACTACGATGTATCTTGAAGGATTGGAAAAAGTCGGCATTCCCAAACGGGATGTCATGGTTTATCGCGTTGAGAAAGCGCGCGACACACAAGAAGAAACCAAAGAGCAATTCAAATCCGCTCTGGAACAGTTCACTGCCGCCACTAACTTCCAAGGTGGTAATCTCGAAGCCACCTATAACAAACTGAATGACGCGTATGAAGCCAGCGTCAGCAAAGCTGAGGAAGTAAATAGCCGCATTGCGGATATCGAAAGCGTTTCTGAAGCATTATTTTCAGAATGGAAACAAGAAATTACGCAATACAGCAATGCATCGATGAAACAAAGCAGCCAAAAAAAACTGGAGTCAACCCAAGCACACTACCGCCAATTGATTGCCTCAATGAAACAGGCCGAAACCAAAATTGAACCTATTCTCCGGGTTTTCCAGGATCAAGTTATGTTCCTCAAGCATAACCTGAATGCACGTGCCATTGCTTCGCTCAAGAATGAATTGGGAACGATTAAATCCGATGTATCCGCACTCATTGCTTCGATGGAACAATCGATCAATGAGGCCAACGCGTTTATCAGCACGATGGAAAAATAA
- a CDS encoding DUF488 domain-containing protein, with protein MTILLKRAYEPYMPSDGFRILVDRLWPRGISKDSAHIDLWLKDVAPSTSLRKWFGHDRLKWIEFRDRYFLELCHNSEAVEQLAKHVNHGPVTLVYGAKDEGHNHAVVLREYLERHF; from the coding sequence ATGACCATACTGCTTAAACGAGCGTATGAACCGTATATGCCAAGTGACGGATTCCGAATTCTTGTCGATCGGTTATGGCCGCGAGGAATTTCCAAGGATTCAGCACATATTGATTTATGGCTCAAGGATGTGGCGCCTAGTACTTCTTTGCGCAAATGGTTTGGTCATGACCGATTAAAATGGATTGAATTTCGAGATCGATATTTTCTGGAACTTTGTCATAATTCGGAAGCTGTCGAGCAACTCGCCAAGCACGTGAATCATGGTCCGGTTACGCTCGTTTATGGCGCGAAGGATGAAGGACATAATCACGCTGTTGTTCTCAGAGAGTATCTTGAGCGGCATTTCTGA
- a CDS encoding putative bifunctional diguanylate cyclase/phosphodiesterase: MTILAYQHFLQQASQRLRDEYQLGRRNAVLIINFERLIELDGILGFTIVDNTLQQIAQQLRNALNPDDLVGITGRYQICCLLVDLLTDAHAMLAAHKILRILTPPFVLDRKNIILAPRLGVAVNNASGDKLDQLMCNASAAVRQAKLEQLPSKLFHAEMQDPLLFQIDLWSDLGNAIENGGLYLGYQPQIDIASGKIKSTEALLRWHHPHHGPIRTDKLIQVAEGTPLMSKLTLWVFHTALRECSEYRKAGLNAGVSINFSADDLRDPELTELVLQGLSLWNVPPEDITIELTETAVMDNQAGTLDTLCQLKDMGLKLAMDDFGTGYSSMARMLDLPLDEVKIDMVFVKHMTTHHKHDRIVDSMINLAHRLNLSVVAEGVEDVATYERLRALGCDVIQGYLIGKAMPLPELIKTVNDQFPAHCFLTASQIIA; encoded by the coding sequence ATGACTATCCTAGCTTATCAACACTTTTTACAACAAGCCTCACAAAGATTACGCGACGAGTACCAATTGGGTCGTCGCAATGCCGTGCTGATCATCAACTTTGAGCGCTTAATAGAATTGGATGGCATCCTTGGATTTACAATTGTCGATAATACGCTGCAGCAAATTGCCCAACAATTAAGAAATGCTCTGAACCCGGATGATCTGGTCGGTATTACCGGACGTTATCAAATATGCTGCTTACTGGTCGATTTGCTTACCGATGCACATGCCATGCTGGCTGCACATAAAATCCTACGAATACTAACACCCCCATTCGTACTTGACAGGAAAAATATCATTCTGGCCCCGCGTCTTGGCGTGGCAGTAAACAATGCAAGCGGGGATAAGTTGGATCAGTTGATGTGTAACGCAAGTGCGGCCGTGCGCCAAGCAAAACTGGAACAACTCCCGAGCAAGCTCTTTCACGCCGAAATGCAAGATCCTCTCCTGTTTCAAATTGATCTCTGGTCAGATTTAGGTAACGCTATCGAGAACGGGGGATTATATTTAGGCTACCAACCCCAGATCGATATTGCCAGTGGCAAGATCAAATCCACTGAAGCCTTGTTACGATGGCATCATCCACATCACGGGCCGATCCGCACCGATAAACTTATTCAGGTTGCTGAAGGTACCCCGCTCATGTCCAAACTTACACTGTGGGTCTTCCATACCGCATTAAGGGAATGTTCTGAATATCGTAAAGCAGGATTAAATGCCGGTGTTTCGATCAATTTTTCTGCTGACGACCTGCGCGACCCTGAACTTACTGAACTGGTTCTACAAGGTCTATCTCTATGGAACGTACCGCCAGAAGATATTACCATCGAGCTGACCGAAACAGCTGTTATGGACAATCAAGCAGGAACCCTGGATACCTTATGCCAGCTCAAGGATATGGGTCTGAAGCTGGCCATGGATGACTTTGGAACCGGCTATTCATCAATGGCACGCATGCTGGACTTGCCTCTCGACGAGGTCAAGATCGATATGGTATTTGTCAAGCATATGACAACACATCATAAACACGACCGGATCGTCGATTCGATGATCAATCTTGCCCATCGACTGAATCTATCCGTAGTTGCCGAAGGGGTGGAAGATGTCGCAACTTACGAACGCCTACGGGCATTAGGATGTGACGTCATTCAAGGCTATCTCATTGGCAAGGCCATGCCGCTGCCGGAGCTCATCAAAACTGTCAACGATCAATTCCCTGCGCACTGCTTTTTAACAGCATCGCAAATAATTGCATAA
- a CDS encoding HD-GYP domain-containing protein → MYISDLDRPWLETPYPIQGILIQSQLDIDELRRYCKHVYVDIDRSEPFAVQQDLSGTSHDSRGISDQAKPSVVSHESGASFPANSIVSDRGKLPTMHETKSLDSLLQRANTYSDICTAAQEIPAATKAYNIASTLFTDISTSLECNTRINMRIAHEVVDTLRESVIRNPDAALLLAQLKTTGKELYDNAVKTSIHLLAFGRHLGLPHRELSILGLGGLLMDIGKQRLPKEIQGKRNMSLTADQRKLMKQHIAYGEEIITQLSDAPEEVVQIVLQHHERENGNGYPSGLYANQLHPYARMAAIIDCYEELIWGEPHMPGLKPFQALKELKDNAQNGLNYTLVEQFSQCIGMFPVGSLVELNSGEIAIILTHNRTQRFLPQVMIICDAQKKPYDHPVTLDLRIAGKNPGGVEYVIVNDLPQGAYGIDPKKYYL, encoded by the coding sequence ATGTATATCAGTGACCTTGATCGTCCTTGGCTTGAAACACCCTACCCTATCCAAGGCATCCTGATTCAATCACAACTTGATATTGACGAACTTCGGCGTTATTGCAAGCACGTTTACGTGGACATTGACAGAAGTGAGCCATTCGCTGTTCAGCAGGATTTGTCAGGCACCTCTCATGACTCTCGGGGTATTTCAGATCAAGCTAAACCATCAGTAGTATCTCATGAATCGGGCGCTTCCTTCCCTGCTAATTCCATAGTCTCAGATCGGGGTAAACTACCGACAATGCATGAAACCAAGTCGCTCGACTCACTGTTACAACGCGCTAATACCTACAGTGACATCTGCACTGCGGCACAAGAAATTCCAGCGGCCACTAAAGCGTATAATATTGCCTCCACATTATTTACCGATATTAGCACCAGCCTTGAATGCAATACCCGAATCAACATGCGTATAGCGCATGAAGTGGTCGACACATTACGCGAAAGCGTTATTCGTAATCCCGATGCAGCATTGCTGCTGGCACAACTTAAAACCACAGGGAAAGAACTCTATGACAATGCCGTTAAGACTTCAATACATTTGCTTGCCTTCGGCCGTCATCTCGGCTTACCCCACAGGGAATTGAGCATTCTTGGATTGGGCGGATTACTGATGGATATCGGAAAGCAGCGTCTGCCTAAAGAAATCCAAGGCAAAAGAAATATGTCACTCACAGCGGATCAACGCAAATTAATGAAACAGCACATCGCTTATGGAGAAGAAATCATCACTCAACTAAGTGATGCACCAGAAGAAGTGGTACAGATTGTTCTACAGCATCATGAACGCGAGAACGGCAACGGCTATCCTTCCGGACTGTACGCTAATCAATTACATCCCTATGCGCGTATGGCCGCCATTATCGATTGCTATGAAGAACTTATCTGGGGGGAACCGCACATGCCAGGTTTAAAGCCTTTTCAAGCACTAAAAGAACTCAAGGATAACGCGCAAAACGGACTCAATTATACTTTGGTGGAGCAATTTTCGCAGTGTATCGGCATGTTTCCCGTAGGCAGTCTAGTTGAACTAAACAGCGGCGAAATTGCCATTATTCTTACTCACAATCGAACACAGCGATTTCTTCCTCAGGTCATGATCATCTGCGATGCCCAGAAGAAGCCTTATGATCATCCTGTAACCTTGGATCTAAGAATCGCCGGTAAAAATCCAGGGGGGGTTGAGTACGTTATTGTCAATGATCTCCCTCAAGGTGCTTACGGAATCGATCCAAAGAAATATTATTTATAA